The genomic region attccttggttattcactttccttcattcttctttctttctgtctctctcattaGTAATTTGTcaacctccttctttccttaattccatCCTTTATGTCTCATCCTTTCTCTAATCCCTtacttaattctttcttttcttccttcgtttccgtaaagcatcttccttctttccttccttcttctctcatacGTACTCACCGCCCATCACTCTttatcctatctatctatctatttatctatctatcatcatACCTTTAAGTCCCTCCTAGCACTTATATAACAActaagacaataataataaccctTATAAACCACTACACCAATAACTCGTAACCTAAGACTCACTACCAGCATCACAAACAACCAATCACCAACTCCTCCACCCTTGACCCTTCCTCCCCATCAGAGCGCCCCAGCCATCCCTCCTTCGCGCGCCGAGGTCGTTGAGAACCAGGGCGGGGAGCAACTAGCGGCCCAAACTGCTGAcccggaggaggtggagggcgaaGCTGCGGCAGAGAAAGCACCCGTAGACAACACAGACGTCGAGGAGTCCACCCCCACCTTCGATGCTCAGCCGGAGGGTAAGGAAGTTAGGATGGCTGTGTGAGTGTGATGGAAACGAAGGAAATAGAAGCGATATGTTGTTATGTGAAGGATATAGAGAGAGGAGGTTAAGGTGTCAAGTGTGAATGCTTTGAAAACGTAACAAATAGAAGCGATATGTTGTGATGAGAAGGATATAGAGCGAGGAGGTTAAGGTGTCAATTGTGAATGCTTTGAAAACGAAACAAATAGAAGCGATATGTTGTGAGGTGAAGGATATAGAGTTAAGAGGTTAGGATGGCTGTGTGAGTGTGATGGAAACGAAACAAATAGAAGCGATATGCTGTGATAAGAAGGATATAGAGTGAGGAGGTTAAGGTGTCAGTGTGAATGTGGTGAAAACGTAACAAATAAAAGCGATATGTTCTACTTGGAGTGTAAAGAGTAAAGTAATTAGATCTCAGAAAAAGGGGACACACACTTTTATATATGGTGTTGACTATTTACATGGCTTGAAAAATAatggaataaagataaaaaagcaaCACTATTATGGTAAGATAGTCTACATTAGTGAGAAAAGGGACCAGAAAGAAGGGCTGGGAACATTTTGGAGTTGTGCGTTTCCTGAAAGTCTACGTTCCGCGCACTACATGTTTCAGTTATCACGACATGAGTTACCGAAAAACATTAATTAGGAGCAAGAAATCAAGCCAAATCGTCATGACTTCAGAACGCAACGGCTCATATTCTATTGGTGTAAACTGCTGTACCATTctctttcagttttcttcctATATTAAGAAGGCGTGATGTTATgtccctccttttcattttgtagattatgcctccatattataccGTGAATAACCAACCATTccatcctcatccccatcccAGAACCACCACCcgtcaacaacaataacaacaataacaataacaaaaagaacaagaacaagaacaacaacagtaacaacgaTGGGCGGCTGGTGCGTCGGTACAACGAGGTGACGGACAGTGTGTTGAAGCTGCTGAGTCGCTCCCTGTCTGAGCTGGAGCCGCTGCCCATCACCATCAACGACGACGTGTAAGTGGAGGCTTcaggggcggtggtggtgctggtggtcagGGTTGCCAAGGTCGTGCTTTTGTGAcgtaatttttaattttttttcgaaGAGGTGCCACAGGAAATGTTTACAGTTTAAGGGTTGTGGGTTTAACATGTAACAGACATATTGCTCTCATTTGGCTGTTTCTGAAGAGGTGCTACAGAAAACATTTGTAATTCAGGAGTTGTGGGCTTTATATATAACATGAAccattttttaacagtaaaggaagcatctcaagggcaaaagtacTTAACAAAACAGTCCACTAGCATTGTACCTATAAATTAAAGTAGAACAGAGTGGCCCAAAAAGGTCAATTTTAGATGTACTGCAGATGATATTTTGTAGTatttgaaaaaaaagttaatgtttCCATCCTTGCTGCTTTGGGCATGGAAATTTCTAGGTAACTCTTAAAAATAACTTGGCAAACCTGGtcactggtggtgctggtgctggcatGTGTAGGGCCTGGCAAAGGGAAGGTGCTGGTAGTGGCAATGATTCAATGCTGTCAGTGTAGAGCGAGGACTCTAACGCTGGACTCCTTGGTGTAGACGCTTGCACAAGAGAAATAAAGTGCTGATAGGGTAAGGAAGTAGCAGGGAGTCATTGGTACTGaattgattaactgattgattaaTGGCTGACATAATTATCTGAATGTAGGCTTGAAAGCATTAGGAACATGAAGAAAGTTTAAAGCAAAGTTCTGCAAAGCTTGAGACGGCAATGAGCAGAGGTTTGCAGGACTCTCCTCACTAGGTCACCGCCTCCTACAGATATATAAATAATGGATATGTGAGTCTCATACTGCAGAATCTTGCAACCATAAGGGCTTTGCATAAACCAAAAGTGGGTTGCATCAAGAGGAGTTTGAAAGATGTCGGTATAAAGGACAATAGGCAATAGGCAATAGACAATAGGCcgtgacgtaaaaaaataaaatgaaataaaaaataaaaactatggAGTGTGGGCGTAGCATGAAGTAGATAAGTGGTATAAAGGTCGGCTTGGAGAGTTCCTGATGTGCTGTAGGGGCTTGTAAGGTAGGGGTGTGGATGGGTGCGTAGTGATAGATACGAAGTAGAGGGTGCACAGGTTTCTTAAGGAGGGTATAAAGGCTTATCAGAAATCTCACCATCTACTATTTTCTGttgttgggagcggcaagtagcgggctttttttcatacactgtttttgttgcccttgagccatctcctccgttgtaaaaaacaaaacaaaacaagacagtGGTGGTTGATTCAGGCAATGTCAGGTGATAAGTGATTATTAAATATTGTAGTGCCAGAAATTAAGTAGACTGAAGGTGTATGTATTAAGTAGACTGAAGGTGTATGTATTAAGTAGACTGATGGTGTATGTATTAAATTGGGGTACATAGAGTGACAGAAGTGAGTCTCTTTAGGTGATTGAAATTGACCTTACATGAAACCATATCCCACATAGGTTGACTGTATGTGTTAAGGCCCCAAGTATCTGCTTTACCAGCTTTTAAGAGTAAAAAGCCTTGTATCTGGGTTTGATGGGGAGCAAGAACGCTTTGCTAAGGAGGCTAAGTGGTAGTGAAGGGAGAGGTGTGGCAAGAAGCTgtatagtgataatgatgatatgaGAGACTAACAGGGAAGAGGGGAATGTATGGTATATAGTGTAGAATCGAAGAGGCGTGAAGGGGCTTACCCCAGGACCTTCCTTCCCCAGAGCTCTCTCAGCCTTAGAGAGTGATGATGTCAGCCCAGAGTCTATACCTGAAGGGACTCACCCACATCCTTACTTTCCCAGAGCACTCATGGCCCTTGAGGCGAGTGaaccagagcctgaacctgaaccagagAGTGAATCCGCAGGCGAAACTGGTTCTCAGTCTGGTGGTggcaacaaaaagaacaagagaaaaaaaaacaggaagaacaagaacaagaacaagaacaaggatgaAGACTCTGATATGGAGGAGCCTGAGAGGGGCCctaacaggaagaacaagaacaagaacaagaacaagaacaagaacaagaacaaggacgaaGACTCTGATATGGAGGAGCCTGTGAGGAACGCTAACAGGAAGACcaagaaggacaagaacaaggacgCAGCGAacccagaagaggaggaagaggaggtagttgAGACCAGGCCatccaagaacaagaagaacaagaacaaggggaacaagaacaagaggaacaagaacaagaggaagaacaacaggaagaacaagaggggCAAGAAGAACAGGTCTGCCGCGGAGAGCAGGGACGGCCGCGCAATGCTTGAGGATGATGTAAGTGTTCCTGTGTGTTGTGTTtgagattaacccggtagctgtgggggtcatgttgcttaacccggtagcagcgccgggccaaatttgtggctttaccatgtaccagcgataggccaatttttgccataatataaaccccccaaaatagatgatgcataaactgatcacaaatgcattgatatatattatgaaatggtttgcatgagtgatgattttttctcatttttctcacttagaggggcctttaagaaacatgatcctcgctgctaccgagttaaatTAAAGCGActtaatgagggaaaaaaaaatcatcgctcacgcaaatcattatataacagaTATCAACGCATTCGCCATCAGTTTGTGCAtcttctatttttggggttttatATCAAgtcaaaaatgtggcccgtcgctgctaccgggttaattttaCAATCCGTTTTAGTCCTTAAGAAATGTGCCTTTAAAAAAACAAGCAAGGCAGGCTCCTCAGTAACGTGATCcactttattttaactttttttttaatatactgtAGCTCACTCTTTCCCCAACAATGGCAGCTCCTCAGTAACATGATCCACTTTATTTCCACCTTTTTTAATATACTGTAGCTCACTCTTTCCCCAACATGCGTGTATAAAAGTGTATATGTGTTGCAGGCATTCTTCTTTGATATTGTTTTGCTCTTGGCCCTCctaccattgccagattatcgtactcagggcatagtatttaccgacgcctaactattgccaagaaacatcaggaattaactattttaacgataattataagtgaatctccttattggggtccacgagacagtttttgggtcggaagtcggtaaatatgaggctgagtaagacaatctggccgCCACCCACATCCTTTGCTGTTGGGTTCCTCTGTGTGATGCTTTCAATGCCCTGTCAGGATGGCAAGGACGAGGAGGCACCAGCTTTCATGGGACGCAGAAAGGACGCAccagaaaggaagaacaggaagaataacaacaagggcaacaagaagggcaacaagaaaaacaagaacaggaagaacaggaagaataacaacaagaagCACCGCAAAAACCAGGCAGATGGGAAGGTGGAGAGCAGAGAAGAGTGAGTATCCAAACATTTGTTCTCTCATCTTTGAATTTTGTGtggaaaaatatacattaaataaaaaagaaacaagtaTGATAATCAATATAACAAGGGCTGGACCATGGTAATAATTTCTAATAGAGTAGTTCATTAATTTTTCATGTCTTAAATTTACTTCACTAACTCAAACCTTACCTTGCTTCTCAAAAAATtatggtcttttttttattattattttttttttatgttgcgggCTTTTGCGCTGTTAGGCTTcttcactggtggggcctgatggtcggcccagcccgttgtggtgcaggcgagtgtttatagtggtgccatcttgcttttTGATGctttgcttaacccggtagctgcagggatcatgtttcttaatggtccctctaagcgagaaaaatgagaaaaaaatcatcactcacacaaaccatttcattatatatatatatcaaagcatttgtgatcagtttatgcatcatctattttggggggtttatatcatggcacaaatttggcccattgctgctacagggtaaagccacaaatttggcccgtcgctgctactgggttaaccttGCCTCCCTCACCattctttttttatagtgaaCTCTTACCTTGCCTCTGCAGAAGATAACCTATGATCCAGTGTTGATATCTTGTCTTAGATTTACCTTACTTGCCCCACCCACCATCTTCATCCCTCTCAAATATATTAtgatctttgttattttcttgcattggcttcacctttcctccctcacctttcttttATATAGTGAAGTCTTCCTTTGTATCTAAAGATTATATCCCAGGCTTAATATCATATCATAGATCTACCTTATTTGCCTTGCTCATCATCCTTATCCCTCTCAAATATATTATGATCTCTCTGTTATTTTCTTGCGTGGGGTTCACTTTGCCTCCCTCATCTTATTATAGTGAATCTTAACTTCTTTCCTCAGGCTATGCTCCCAATATTATGATCTATGGTTTTGATGCACCGCCTAACCTTGCCTTCTTACCTTAAATTGTGTCTCTAAAAGATTACGTTCCACCTTTTTATGTACCACAGCCtaaccttgcctccctccccccccccagctcCGGCCCAGTGCTCCCATCGGTGGAGGAGCGAGAGCTTAGCAATGCCTACATCACCGGCCTCACCGCCCTCAGTCGTGAAGGGGATGTGATGGTGGAAGCCAGTGCCAACGCTATCCTGGTGGGTAACTCAAGTAGAAGGGAGGCTGGAAGGTTTACTctgaatgttttattttttgtgataCTCATTGAATGTTTGTTAAAAGTAGAAAAGGACAAAATATGAGTGTATCTTTAGAgcttttccctgtttctttgtaatgtattttcttttctgtgtCTTCACTTTTGTTCtcatacttctttcctcttttctttttcttagcttCATTTGTAActccctgtccctccttcttTGTTTCATCATAacgctttttccctttcttctatctttcctctttcatcatatttGTTTTCCcctatttacatatttatatttatttccttgtGTCCTTTATACGCacattttctctctattcttaaatttcctctattttctgaCTTCCCTCTTAGATaacacctttccttttcttgcattcctttttccttttttccctcttatcaTTTGCATCCGCTTCCATaacaccctttccttttctctttgtttccttctccatctaacttttttatatttttcctcattcccaATACTTGTTCCcctttatttctttgtctcctccgTAATACATATCCTATCTATTCCtaatttttctctgtttcttactttccctttatgGCATTCCTTGTGTCGCCTGTTCCCTctcttctgcctttcttctttcccaaAATTTGCTTCTCCTATTTATacttattcctctttatttccttgtctccttcatataccaccttttctttcttttcctcattttcttacttctcttagatCACACTTTCCCTTTACTGCATTCCTTGTGTCACCTGTTCCCTctcttctgcctttcttctttcacaaAATTTGCTTCTATTTacttattcctctttatttccttgtcGCTTTCATATaatacctttcctttttccttattttcttactt from Eriocheir sinensis breed Jianghai 21 chromosome 36, ASM2467909v1, whole genome shotgun sequence harbors:
- the LOC127007783 gene encoding ABC transporter F family member 4-like isoform X1; this translates as MRAFSWVPLLGLLAALCAAQEGGSPGTKSTVIHLVTSPQQSMQSRAAMQSRLEALEELANSKLSVVTPESKLQPGSEASPPQKTSSGGGILDTVHGLISSLSPSAPAIPPSRAEVVENQGGEQLAAQTADPEEVEGEAAAEKAPVDNTDVEESTPTFDAQPEEPPPVNNNNNNNNNKKNKNKNNNSNNDGRLVRRYNEVTDSVLKLLSRSLSELEPLPITINDDVALSALESDDVSPESIPEGTHPHPYFPRALMALEASEPEPEPEPESESAGETGSQSGGGNKKNKRKKNRKNKNKNKNKDEDSDMEEPERGPNRKNKNKNKNKNKNKNKDEDSDMEEPVRNANRKTKKDKNKDAANPEEEEEEVVETRPSKNKKNKNKGNKNKRNKNKRKNNRKNKRGKKNRSAAESRDGRAMLEDDDGKDEEAPAFMGRRKDAPERKNRKNNNKGNKKGNKKNKNRKNRKNNNKKHRKNQADGKVESREDSGPVLPSVEERELSNAYITGLTALSREGDVMVEASANAILVDVKVKVGPLMVQLADSARALTKSQVSTTLEADMQFRIKNKGRGRQLIRLVDLSMGDPEEVNVARFDLPLEPEVVSAAQDEVRNALDVSRIGRIFRRQLEAIFKEDNVVQNLEHHELLKKE
- the LOC127007783 gene encoding probable WRKY transcription factor protein 1 isoform X2, with product MRAFSWVPLLGLLAALCAAQEGGSPGTKSTVIHLVTSPQQSMQSRAAMQSRLEALEELANSKLSVVTPESKLQPGSEASPPQKTSSGGGILDTVHGLISSLSPSAPAIPPSRAEVVENQGGEQLAAQTADPEEVEGEAAAEKAPVDNTDVEESTPTFDAQPEEPPPVNNNNNNNNNKKNKNKNNNSNNDGRLVRRYNEVTDSVLKLLSRSLSELEPLPITINDDVALMALEASEPEPEPEPESESAGETGSQSGGGNKKNKRKKNRKNKNKNKNKDEDSDMEEPERGPNRKNKNKNKNKNKNKNKDEDSDMEEPVRNANRKTKKDKNKDAANPEEEEEEVVETRPSKNKKNKNKGNKNKRNKNKRKNNRKNKRGKKNRSAAESRDGRAMLEDDDGKDEEAPAFMGRRKDAPERKNRKNNNKGNKKGNKKNKNRKNRKNNNKKHRKNQADGKVESREDSGPVLPSVEERELSNAYITGLTALSREGDVMVEASANAILVDVKVKVGPLMVQLADSARALTKSQVSTTLEADMQFRIKNKGRGRQLIRLVDLSMGDPEEVNVARFDLPLEPEVVSAAQDEVRNALDVSRIGRIFRRQLEAIFKEDNVVQNLEHHELLKKE
- the LOC127007783 gene encoding ABC transporter F family member 4-like isoform X3, whose protein sequence is MRAFSWVPLLGLLAALCAAQEEALEELANSKLSVVTPESKLQPGSEASPPQKTSSGGGILDTVHGLISSLSPSAPAIPPSRAEVVENQGGEQLAAQTADPEEVEGEAAAEKAPVDNTDVEESTPTFDAQPEEPPPVNNNNNNNNNKKNKNKNNNSNNDGRLVRRYNEVTDSVLKLLSRSLSELEPLPITINDDVALSALESDDVSPESIPEGTHPHPYFPRALMALEASEPEPEPEPESESAGETGSQSGGGNKKNKRKKNRKNKNKNKNKDEDSDMEEPERGPNRKNKNKNKNKNKNKNKDEDSDMEEPVRNANRKTKKDKNKDAANPEEEEEEVVETRPSKNKKNKNKGNKNKRNKNKRKNNRKNKRGKKNRSAAESRDGRAMLEDDDGKDEEAPAFMGRRKDAPERKNRKNNNKGNKKGNKKNKNRKNRKNNNKKHRKNQADGKVESREDSGPVLPSVEERELSNAYITGLTALSREGDVMVEASANAILVDVKVKVGPLMVQLADSARALTKSQVSTTLEADMQFRIKNKGRGRQLIRLVDLSMGDPEEVNVARFDLPLEPEVVSAAQDEVRNALDVSRIGRIFRRQLEAIFKEDNVVQNLEHHELLKKE